The Bacillus sp. (in: firmicutes) genome has a window encoding:
- a CDS encoding alpha/beta fold hydrolase: MIGVTKEVINGKPLLHVANQQHWTECLPTIFFIHGFTSAKEHNLHYAYLLAEEGFRVFLPDCLYHGERSAGFTEQELNFQFWNIVIQTIHELKEWKDVYVHKGFIDEERIGVAGTSMGGIVTLGALTQYDWIQAAVSLMGTPTYEQFAKMQMDYLKQKGIELPLTKEEEEAFWDQIRKFDFSQQPEKWNKRPLMFWHGEKDDVVPYEPAFSFYEQLKAMGSSESLLKFICDPSAGHKVTREGVLQTVAWFQTHLLSTSVKVD; encoded by the coding sequence GTGATTGGTGTAACAAAAGAAGTCATCAACGGAAAGCCATTACTGCATGTTGCGAATCAGCAACACTGGACTGAATGCTTACCAACAATCTTTTTTATCCATGGCTTTACAAGTGCAAAAGAACATAATTTACATTATGCTTATCTTTTAGCCGAAGAAGGGTTTCGTGTGTTCTTACCGGATTGCCTTTATCATGGTGAGCGGTCCGCCGGGTTTACAGAACAAGAACTGAATTTTCAATTTTGGAATATTGTCATACAAACGATTCATGAACTGAAAGAATGGAAAGATGTTTATGTTCATAAAGGCTTCATTGATGAAGAGCGTATCGGTGTAGCCGGCACTTCCATGGGGGGAATTGTGACACTTGGTGCACTAACTCAATACGATTGGATTCAAGCCGCGGTTAGCTTAATGGGAACACCAACTTATGAACAATTTGCAAAAATGCAAATGGACTACTTAAAACAAAAGGGGATTGAACTTCCGCTTACAAAAGAAGAGGAAGAAGCTTTTTGGGACCAAATTAGGAAGTTTGATTTCAGCCAACAACCTGAAAAATGGAACAAGCGACCATTAATGTTTTGGCATGGGGAAAAAGATGACGTTGTCCCTTATGAACCAGCCTTTAGCTTTTATGAGCAGTTAAAAGCAATGGGTTCATCGGAAAGTTTGTTAAAATTTATCTGTGATCCATCAGCCGGTCATAAAGTTACTCGCGAAGGAGTTTTACAGACGGTGGCATGGTTCCAAACCCATTTATTATCTACCT